A window of Lentibacillus sp. Marseille-P4043 contains these coding sequences:
- a CDS encoding M20/M25/M40 family metallo-hydrolase — MEQANRDFLLELLHTPSPSSNEMEIQKKWIDYVEDFADEIKTDNAGNAIGVLNPDAPFKVLLAGHCDEIALVINRIDEDGFLHFDKMGGINPKAAVGMKTTVLGLSKTITGVIGVNAQHHGGLKDDFGLEDLFIDCGWKTKEEAEKYVQIGDLAVYKTEPEILMDRYISGRGLDNRTGSFIVAEVLRRLSEKGCQVGVYAASTVNEETNMGGAYFAAAGLQPTMAIACDVTFATDYPGVNKNKHGDVRLEKGPVLAKGAPINIKINKLLEKTARKLNMHVQYELTPRMTGTDADKMRLTGRGVPVSLVSLPLRYMHSPVETSSLKDIDEEIELLVTMIASLTGEESLNPLED; from the coding sequence ATGGAACAAGCAAATAGGGATTTTTTATTAGAATTATTACATACACCTTCACCATCAAGTAATGAGATGGAGATTCAGAAAAAATGGATTGATTACGTCGAGGATTTTGCAGATGAAATTAAAACCGATAATGCTGGTAATGCAATTGGTGTACTGAATCCTGATGCACCATTTAAAGTGTTACTTGCTGGACATTGTGATGAAATTGCACTTGTGATTAATCGAATTGATGAAGACGGCTTTTTGCATTTTGACAAAATGGGAGGAATTAACCCGAAAGCGGCGGTCGGCATGAAGACTACTGTTTTGGGGCTTAGCAAGACAATAACCGGTGTGATCGGGGTTAATGCACAGCACCATGGGGGACTTAAAGATGACTTTGGCCTCGAGGATTTATTTATTGACTGTGGTTGGAAAACAAAAGAAGAAGCTGAAAAATACGTGCAAATTGGTGATCTTGCTGTTTATAAAACCGAACCAGAAATATTAATGGATCGCTACATATCTGGTCGTGGTTTAGATAATCGCACTGGTTCATTTATTGTTGCCGAGGTTCTTCGCCGTTTGTCTGAAAAAGGATGCCAGGTTGGTGTTTATGCCGCAAGTACGGTTAATGAGGAAACAAACATGGGGGGCGCGTACTTTGCAGCAGCCGGTCTTCAGCCAACAATGGCAATTGCCTGCGATGTAACGTTTGCTACAGACTATCCTGGTGTAAATAAAAATAAACATGGGGATGTCCGTTTAGAAAAAGGGCCGGTACTTGCAAAAGGTGCCCCAATAAACATTAAAATCAATAAACTGCTAGAAAAAACTGCTAGAAAATTAAACATGCATGTGCAATATGAATTAACACCCAGAATGACTGGAACAGATGCAGATAAAATGCGGTTAACTGGTCGCGGAGTACCGGTATCCCTTGTATCACTGCCATTGCGTTATATGCATTCACCAGTTGAAACATCAAGTTTAAAAGATATTGATGAGGAAATTGAATTACTAGTTACAATGATAGCCTCTCTAACAGGAGAAGAAAGTTTAAACCCACTGGAAGATTAA
- a CDS encoding 1,4-dihydroxy-2-naphthoate polyprenyltransferase codes for MHSTTIKQALNEKEGFQIWWRLLRPHTLTASFVPVFVGTMLAYIDGSINIILFLAMLIASMLIQAATNMFNEYYDFVRGLDNEESVGIGGTIVRDGISAKTVLRLAFIFFGIAIMLGIYICMVSSWWIAVIGIVCMLFGYLYTGGPLPIAYTPLGELFSGFLMGTVIIGISYFIQTLTITGTVILVSVPVAIFIGSIMMSNNIRDLDGDKENGRKTIAILLGRKNAIRFLSGLFVIAFGLTAFYIIDGMLPVWSIIAFLSVIKAIEVIKKFQGKTKPLEMLPAMVATGKTNTIYGFLLGISLLLSKLF; via the coding sequence ATGCATTCGACGACAATTAAACAAGCCTTAAATGAAAAAGAAGGCTTTCAAATTTGGTGGCGCTTGTTACGACCACATACATTAACTGCATCATTTGTTCCTGTATTTGTTGGGACTATGCTTGCATACATTGATGGATCCATAAACATCATTTTATTTTTAGCAATGTTAATCGCATCTATGCTTATTCAAGCGGCAACAAATATGTTCAATGAATACTATGACTTTGTTCGAGGCTTGGATAATGAGGAATCTGTCGGTATAGGTGGAACAATCGTACGTGATGGAATATCAGCTAAGACAGTTTTACGGTTAGCGTTCATTTTCTTTGGGATTGCAATTATGTTAGGAATTTATATTTGTATGGTTTCAAGTTGGTGGATAGCGGTCATTGGTATAGTATGTATGCTGTTTGGCTATTTATATACAGGTGGTCCTCTACCAATTGCTTATACACCTCTTGGCGAATTATTCTCCGGATTTTTAATGGGTACTGTCATAATCGGTATTAGCTATTTTATCCAAACATTGACAATAACGGGGACTGTTATTCTAGTATCCGTTCCTGTTGCAATTTTTATTGGAAGTATAATGATGTCCAATAATATTCGGGATTTAGACGGTGATAAAGAAAACGGACGAAAAACAATTGCTATCTTACTTGGCAGAAAAAATGCCATCCGTTTTTTGAGTGGCCTATTTGTTATTGCTTTTGGATTAACAGCATTTTATATTATTGATGGGATGTTACCAGTCTGGTCGATTATCGCCTTTTTAAGTGTCATAAAAGCCATTGAAGTTATTAAAAAATTTCAAGGGAAGACAAAACCCCTCGAAATGTTACCGGCAATGGTAGCTACGGGTAAGACAAATACAATTTATGGATTTTTATTAGGAATCTCATTGCTATTAAGTAAGTTATTCTAA
- a CDS encoding S8 family peptidase, whose translation MTFSLFAPGMASAETNGKVHQSLNDSQTVAKVKVSDRLLDEFKKDDKVTFLVKFKEKADTKKVAEQAKKDASKANITAKKTELIQRSAVVSELKSTSLESQRKVTDYLEKAADNGKVEKIKSYYIVNGMAVTATKEVAQKIATYNEVEKILPNETRQLFTTATKEAKTSIAKDTKPSESDVEWSVERVGAPQVWEMGIDGTGTVVASIDTGVQWDHPALKEKYRGFDAATGEVDHDFNWFDATVNEAEPYDDIGHGTHVTGTMVGSEPDGSNQIGVAPGAEFIAVKAFTEDGGSDVDLLAAAEWILAPTDTEGNARVDMAPDVVNNSWGGGPGLDEWYRDVVINWRSAGIFPEFSAGNTDLFNPGGPGSVATPANYPESFATGATDSNDALAGFSLRGPSPYDEIKPDISAPGVGIRSSVPGSEYGGKSGTSMAGPAVSGVAALLRQVDASITIDEMEEVLLNTATPLTDDEYPETPNNGYGYGLVNVYNAVSSLDSGIGTLKGQVTKQGEDTEAPAFEHTAPAETYAGMDLNLSVKATDNISVGSVELQYQDTNGEWKTVKAARTSGDFKSGEYAATIPGDQVKEDSLTYKWFINDFGNNEVESDAYTVTVNSGITVGYEENFEAEATGWTTFGENNSWERGEPTSGPENAASGDNVYATNLAGDYDSSMNATLVMPPIDLPEGNTYLQFNQWHDLEMYSSGRAYDFGHVFVSTDQEEWTQLTRVQGTTDDWESAEVDLSDYSGQRIYIGFNVTSDGSVTREGWYIDDIALSDTSQSSNVSIGKNHGKGNGLGLGLNKGNGLSLGLGLNRGNGLGLGIHHGKKHKTNNGLGVIKSNDKAALKEKVNPAKIKPEIPKKENPPVEEDVINPTLLPIGAQVSVLESGRSVNTDPDDGSYSLTHPAGKFTVQAEAYGFSSKQQSVTIEDDGVAEADFTLEEIPQGTVGGTITDEKTGEPIEGATILLVEDANVTPVKTDGKGNYSITAYEGTYTLKVLARDYHSKEIEITVEDEDLDVDVELDPFYTYPGGEIGYDDGSAENARAFYDAGNGWAVKMSLPEGKESAVVTDGVFRFWDTEFPVPGGTEFAVEVWDASGEDGQPGEKIAGPIDAEALRNGEWTVVDLSEHNIVVDGDFYMVYIQTHPNPNTPGLATDEDGTNAERSYQLVGGTWSPSPAAEGNYMIRALVSYEVSAPAITSPTENFITNETDITVEGTASPTTTIQLNNNGEEVDTVEVGDDGKFAIPAELTEGENQFTAISMVNGEETGESDPVTVTLDTEKPELTIDNPKDGSKTNRETVTVEGIVADANVDWVKVNGKKAKVTDGKYAKRILLDNGENVIKVVAKDQAGNKAKQKVTLDVKYNAPVIENVTPTDDVNLQAGESVKIEFDSEPGLDATFFIHMPLTNTQGNNATELPMRETSDGHYVGYWTATNNVKADGAVIEVKVVDDYGNETRQTADGNLSINIDE comes from the coding sequence ATGACATTTTCATTGTTTGCACCCGGAATGGCAAGTGCTGAGACAAATGGCAAGGTACACCAGTCATTAAATGATTCCCAAACTGTTGCAAAAGTAAAAGTAAGCGATCGCTTGCTAGATGAATTTAAAAAGGATGACAAAGTAACGTTTTTAGTAAAATTCAAGGAAAAGGCAGATACGAAGAAAGTCGCTGAACAAGCGAAAAAGGATGCAAGTAAGGCAAACATCACAGCTAAAAAAACGGAACTTATTCAACGTTCTGCCGTTGTATCAGAATTAAAATCAACGTCGTTAGAGTCGCAGCGAAAAGTTACTGATTACCTTGAAAAAGCAGCTGATAACGGAAAAGTTGAGAAGATAAAGTCGTATTACATTGTCAATGGAATGGCAGTTACAGCAACAAAAGAAGTAGCACAAAAAATAGCAACTTACAATGAGGTTGAGAAAATATTACCGAACGAAACACGTCAATTGTTCACTACCGCAACGAAAGAAGCGAAAACATCAATAGCAAAAGACACTAAACCTTCTGAGTCAGATGTGGAATGGAGCGTTGAACGTGTTGGTGCCCCACAAGTTTGGGAAATGGGAATTGATGGTACAGGAACAGTTGTAGCTAGCATTGATACAGGTGTTCAGTGGGACCATCCAGCACTTAAGGAAAAATATCGTGGTTTTGATGCAGCAACTGGTGAAGTTGATCATGATTTTAACTGGTTCGATGCAACTGTTAATGAGGCAGAACCATATGATGATATTGGTCATGGAACACACGTAACCGGCACAATGGTTGGCAGTGAACCGGATGGATCAAACCAAATTGGGGTTGCTCCTGGTGCAGAGTTTATTGCCGTTAAAGCTTTTACCGAAGATGGCGGATCGGATGTTGATCTATTGGCTGCTGCCGAATGGATTTTAGCTCCTACAGACACAGAAGGAAATGCTAGAGTCGATATGGCTCCAGATGTTGTTAATAATTCTTGGGGTGGAGGACCAGGTCTTGATGAATGGTACCGCGATGTTGTCATTAATTGGCGATCCGCCGGAATTTTCCCAGAGTTTTCAGCGGGAAATACAGATTTATTTAATCCAGGTGGACCAGGATCTGTTGCAACACCTGCAAATTATCCAGAGTCATTTGCAACTGGGGCGACAGATAGCAATGATGCACTTGCAGGATTTTCTTTACGAGGACCTTCTCCATACGATGAAATTAAGCCAGATATATCTGCTCCAGGAGTTGGAATTCGTTCATCCGTACCAGGAAGCGAATATGGCGGAAAGAGTGGTACATCAATGGCAGGTCCTGCTGTATCAGGTGTAGCAGCATTACTGCGTCAAGTTGATGCGAGCATTACCATTGATGAAATGGAAGAAGTTTTACTAAATACGGCAACTCCTTTGACAGACGATGAATATCCGGAAACACCAAATAATGGATATGGCTATGGGTTAGTCAATGTATATAATGCTGTTTCCTCCCTTGACAGTGGAATTGGAACATTAAAGGGGCAAGTAACGAAGCAAGGTGAAGATACAGAGGCACCGGCATTCGAGCATACTGCACCTGCAGAAACATATGCTGGAATGGATTTAAATTTATCTGTAAAGGCTACAGATAATATCAGTGTTGGATCCGTGGAATTACAGTACCAAGATACGAATGGTGAGTGGAAAACAGTTAAAGCTGCACGTACATCTGGTGATTTTAAGTCAGGTGAATATGCGGCTACTATTCCTGGAGATCAGGTTAAGGAAGACTCACTTACCTATAAATGGTTTATCAATGATTTTGGAAATAATGAAGTTGAAAGTGATGCATATACGGTAACTGTTAATTCAGGTATTACAGTTGGATATGAGGAAAATTTTGAAGCTGAAGCTACTGGCTGGACAACATTCGGTGAAAACAACAGCTGGGAACGTGGCGAACCAACATCTGGACCGGAAAATGCAGCATCCGGTGACAATGTCTACGCAACGAACTTGGCTGGTGATTATGACAGCAGTATGAATGCAACACTTGTCATGCCACCAATTGATTTACCAGAAGGCAATACGTATCTACAGTTTAACCAATGGCATGATTTGGAAATGTACTCTTCAGGAAGAGCTTATGATTTCGGTCATGTGTTTGTTTCAACAGACCAAGAGGAATGGACACAATTAACACGTGTACAAGGAACAACAGATGACTGGGAGAGTGCAGAAGTTGATTTATCAGATTATAGCGGTCAACGAATCTATATCGGTTTCAATGTAACTTCAGATGGTAGTGTTACAAGAGAAGGATGGTATATTGACGATATCGCTTTATCTGATACATCTCAAAGTAGTAACGTATCAATAGGAAAGAATCATGGTAAAGGAAATGGCCTAGGGTTAGGACTTAATAAAGGAAACGGCTTAAGTCTTGGACTTGGTTTAAATAGAGGGAACGGACTAGGGCTTGGTATTCATCACGGTAAAAAGCACAAGACAAATAATGGCCTTGGTGTTATTAAAAGCAATGATAAAGCAGCATTAAAAGAAAAGGTAAATCCAGCTAAAATTAAGCCGGAAATACCTAAAAAAGAGAATCCTCCTGTGGAAGAGGATGTAATTAATCCTACACTATTGCCAATCGGTGCACAAGTAAGTGTTTTGGAAAGTGGGCGTTCCGTTAATACAGATCCTGATGATGGATCGTATTCGTTAACACATCCTGCGGGGAAATTCACAGTGCAAGCAGAGGCCTATGGTTTTAGTTCAAAACAACAATCTGTAACTATAGAGGATGACGGTGTTGCCGAAGCTGATTTCACATTGGAAGAAATTCCGCAGGGAACAGTTGGCGGTACAATTACGGATGAGAAAACAGGTGAGCCTATTGAAGGTGCTACAATCCTCCTTGTTGAAGATGCCAATGTTACACCAGTAAAAACGGATGGGAAAGGTAATTACTCAATAACAGCATATGAAGGTACCTACACACTTAAAGTGTTGGCACGTGATTACCACAGTAAAGAAATTGAAATTACAGTTGAAGATGAGGATCTTGATGTAGATGTTGAACTTGATCCATTCTACACGTATCCAGGTGGAGAAATCGGTTATGACGATGGGTCAGCCGAAAACGCACGGGCATTTTATGACGCTGGAAATGGTTGGGCAGTAAAAATGTCCTTACCAGAGGGCAAAGAATCTGCTGTCGTTACGGATGGCGTGTTCCGCTTCTGGGACACAGAATTTCCAGTTCCTGGTGGTACAGAATTCGCAGTAGAAGTTTGGGATGCATCTGGTGAAGACGGTCAACCAGGTGAAAAAATTGCTGGTCCAATCGATGCTGAGGCATTGCGTAATGGAGAGTGGACAGTTGTTGATTTAAGCGAGCATAACATTGTCGTTGATGGCGATTTCTATATGGTTTACATTCAAACTCATCCTAATCCGAATACACCAGGTCTTGCAACGGATGAAGATGGAACCAATGCGGAACGAAGCTATCAATTGGTAGGTGGTACATGGTCACCATCACCTGCTGCGGAGGGTAACTATATGATACGTGCTCTGGTAAGTTATGAAGTAAGTGCACCTGCTATTACTTCGCCAACGGAAAACTTTATAACAAATGAAACTGATATAACTGTTGAAGGAACTGCATCTCCTACAACAACTATACAATTGAATAATAACGGAGAAGAAGTTGATACAGTTGAAGTTGGGGATGATGGTAAATTTGCGATTCCAGCTGAACTTACAGAAGGGGAAAATCAATTTACCGCAATATCCATGGTAAATGGTGAAGAAACAGGTGAATCGGATCCTGTTACCGTAACATTGGATACAGAAAAACCAGAGTTGACAATTGATAACCCTAAAGATGGAAGTAAAACAAATCGTGAAACAGTTACTGTTGAAGGAATTGTTGCTGATGCTAACGTTGACTGGGTTAAAGTGAACGGTAAAAAGGCCAAAGTTACCGACGGAAAGTATGCAAAACGTATCTTGCTTGATAATGGTGAAAACGTGATTAAAGTAGTCGCCAAAGACCAAGCAGGAAACAAGGCGAAGCAGAAAGTTACGCTTGATGTAAAATACAATGCACCAGTAATCGAAAACGTGACACCGACAGATGATGTAAACCTTCAAGCCGGTGAAAGCGTGAAAATTGAATTTGATAGTGAGCCAGGATTGGATGCAACATTCTTTATCCATATGCCATTAACAAATACACAAGGGAACAATGCAACAGAATTGCCAATGCGTGAAACTTCTGATGGACATTATGTTGGATACTGGACAGCAACCAATAATGTAAAAGCAGATGGTGCCGTCATTGAAGTAAAAGTTGTCGATGACTACGGCAACGAAACACGTCAAACGGCAGATGGTAACTTATCTATCAATATTGATGAATAA
- a CDS encoding thioredoxin family protein yields MNLNQWYEKGMSPDTYIESMEKHKNTLLHIYDHFTPPEDNGSTRSIKDKNLRVIVLTEDWCGDAMLNIPILLRLAEQTNMPVRMLLRDQNLDLMDQYLTNGKSRSIPIFIFIDEEGNEVAKWGPRAENIQHFVEDSQSNLPAKDATDYKEKFQEMLLFMTKSFRDNTDFWDDVYQSLKTTLKNS; encoded by the coding sequence ATGAATTTGAACCAATGGTATGAAAAAGGAATGTCACCGGATACATATATCGAGTCAATGGAAAAACATAAAAATACCCTTTTACATATTTATGATCACTTTACACCACCTGAGGATAATGGGTCGACACGATCAATAAAAGATAAAAACCTACGCGTAATTGTTTTAACAGAGGATTGGTGCGGCGATGCAATGTTAAACATACCAATTCTGCTACGTCTAGCCGAGCAAACAAACATGCCTGTTCGGATGTTACTGCGCGATCAAAATTTAGACTTAATGGATCAGTACTTAACAAATGGAAAATCGCGCTCAATCCCAATTTTTATCTTTATTGATGAAGAAGGAAATGAAGTAGCTAAATGGGGACCGCGTGCCGAAAACATTCAACACTTTGTGGAGGATTCTCAAAGCAATTTACCTGCTAAAGATGCAACAGATTACAAGGAAAAATTTCAGGAAATGTTATTATTTATGACAAAATCATTCCGGGATAATACAGACTTTTGGGATGACGTTTATCAAAGCTTAAAAACGACATTAAAAAATAGTTAA
- a CDS encoding ECF transporter S component: MQSANTQSSKLLKLIILALLGTISLLLFFLNFPVLPGFGYLKIDFSDVPALIAALIFSPLAGVIVEAIKNVLYMAIGGGEPVGIVANFLAGVMFVVPAAVLYHKFKGVKSIVSGLIAGTIIMAIGMSILNYLVILPIYALFMGMEEMNIESVKWYTVTAGILPFNIIKGIIVGILFVPLFVKMRSWIEQKQANTI, from the coding sequence ATGCAATCTGCAAACACGCAATCATCAAAATTACTTAAACTTATTATTCTAGCATTATTAGGAACCATATCACTCTTACTATTTTTCCTAAACTTCCCGGTATTACCAGGTTTTGGTTACTTAAAAATTGATTTTAGTGATGTGCCAGCATTAATTGCTGCTTTAATCTTTTCACCGCTTGCCGGGGTAATTGTAGAGGCAATTAAAAATGTCCTTTATATGGCAATTGGCGGTGGTGAGCCTGTGGGAATAGTCGCGAATTTCTTAGCCGGTGTCATGTTTGTCGTTCCTGCAGCTGTTTTATATCACAAATTCAAAGGTGTCAAAAGTATTGTATCTGGTTTAATCGCTGGCACAATAATAATGGCAATTGGAATGAGTATTTTAAATTACCTCGTTATTTTACCAATCTATGCATTATTTATGGGCATGGAAGAGATGAATATCGAAAGTGTTAAATGGTATACCGTAACGGCAGGAATTCTACCGTTTAATATAATAAAAGGAATCATCGTTGGAATATTATTCGTTCCCCTCTTTGTTAAAATGCGTAGCTGGATTGAACAAAAGCAAGCTAACACCATATAA
- a CDS encoding potassium channel family protein, with protein MNIEVIKHIYFRLPVIVRLLITIFVVMIFFGIIIHFVEPAQFPSVFDGVWWAFVTGATVGYGDYVPLTFFGKIIGILLILSGGGLLTFYITHISSATIQHEQELSRGNVAFKARDHVIFIGWNERTRQLVKLTSDHDPSIEIVLIDRTLNHLPYKQFPVHFIHGDASEDATLQQANIEMAAHIVIAADHTKKERRADHNTILTTVAVRGNNKEVPIIAEILSKSQIENAARAGASTIIRSNDFMSVLLYHELFNKKESEPYETILQLLSSQHFVQITLPKELDGKAFQTGVVYFSEKQHILLGLIRKQKWEINPPADFKLKEDDTLIAMSSHQ; from the coding sequence ATGAACATTGAAGTAATTAAACATATTTATTTTCGACTACCGGTTATTGTTCGGTTGTTAATAACTATTTTTGTTGTCATGATTTTTTTCGGTATCATTATTCATTTTGTTGAACCAGCACAATTTCCTTCTGTTTTCGATGGTGTATGGTGGGCATTTGTAACCGGGGCAACAGTTGGTTACGGTGATTATGTTCCACTAACATTTTTCGGAAAAATCATCGGCATTTTGTTAATTTTATCTGGTGGTGGCCTGTTAACCTTTTATATCACACATATCTCTTCAGCAACTATTCAACATGAGCAGGAACTTTCAAGAGGAAACGTTGCTTTTAAAGCGCGTGATCACGTGATTTTTATCGGATGGAATGAACGAACAAGGCAATTAGTCAAGTTAACATCAGACCATGACCCCAGTATTGAAATCGTCCTAATCGACCGTACACTGAATCATTTGCCATATAAACAATTTCCAGTCCATTTTATTCATGGTGATGCAAGTGAAGATGCAACACTGCAACAAGCAAATATTGAGATGGCCGCACATATTGTTATTGCTGCGGATCATACAAAAAAAGAACGGCGGGCTGATCATAACACGATTTTGACAACAGTGGCAGTAAGAGGAAATAACAAGGAAGTACCAATCATTGCTGAAATCCTGTCTAAGAGTCAAATTGAAAATGCGGCACGTGCAGGAGCATCCACGATTATTCGATCGAACGATTTTATGAGTGTTTTACTTTACCATGAGCTATTCAATAAAAAAGAATCCGAACCATATGAAACCATTTTGCAGCTTTTATCCAGCCAGCATTTTGTACAAATAACATTGCCAAAAGAACTAGATGGAAAAGCCTTTCAAACAGGCGTTGTGTATTTTTCCGAAAAACAACACATACTACTTGGACTAATCCGCAAGCAAAAGTGGGAAATTAATCCACCTGCTGACTTCAAGCTGAAAGAGGATGACACCTTAATAGCAATGTCATCCCATCAATAG
- a CDS encoding hotdog fold thioesterase — MELKNTLMNSLGIEVQTLDKDLVIMTMPVDHRTHQPAGFLHGGANVALAETAASVGAYNHVDPEQFSVFGMEINANHIKSKRDGVVTAKAVPRHIGKTTMVWEINIVDEQEELICMSRCTIGVVPKRTTGNSTKK, encoded by the coding sequence ATGGAATTAAAAAATACGTTAATGAATTCACTCGGAATCGAAGTCCAAACACTTGATAAGGATCTAGTCATCATGACAATGCCTGTTGATCACCGAACACATCAGCCGGCAGGTTTTTTGCACGGTGGAGCAAATGTTGCACTTGCAGAAACTGCAGCAAGTGTTGGTGCATATAACCATGTAGATCCGGAGCAGTTTAGTGTGTTTGGTATGGAAATTAACGCCAACCACATAAAAAGCAAGCGTGATGGTGTCGTAACCGCAAAAGCAGTTCCACGGCATATTGGAAAAACAACAATGGTTTGGGAAATCAACATTGTTGACGAACAGGAAGAACTTATTTGTATGTCACGTTGCACGATAGGGGTTGTACCGAAAAGGACTACTGGTAATTCCACAAAAAAATAA
- the yugI gene encoding S1 domain-containing post-transcriptional regulator GSP13, with amino-acid sequence MTDKFETGQVLQGKVTGIQPYGAFVALNEETQGLVHISEVTHGYVKDIHDHLKVGDEVNVKVLNVDEENNKVSLSIRATEEAPKKNTKAPKTQTAKPQQQDSGSNGFNTLKDKLEEWIEQSKEREGTFKK; translated from the coding sequence ATGACAGACAAGTTTGAAACTGGTCAGGTTTTACAAGGAAAAGTTACAGGAATTCAACCATATGGTGCTTTCGTTGCCTTAAATGAGGAAACACAGGGCTTAGTTCATATCTCTGAAGTAACACACGGTTATGTAAAAGATATTCACGATCATTTAAAGGTTGGAGATGAAGTAAACGTTAAAGTGTTAAATGTTGATGAGGAGAATAATAAAGTATCATTATCAATCCGCGCAACAGAAGAAGCACCAAAGAAAAATACAAAAGCACCAAAAACTCAGACTGCAAAACCACAACAACAAGACAGTGGATCAAACGGATTCAATACATTAAAAGACAAATTAGAAGAATGGATTGAACAATCTAAAGAACGTGAAGGAACATTCAAGAAATAA